In one window of Microtus pennsylvanicus isolate mMicPen1 chromosome 2, mMicPen1.hap1, whole genome shotgun sequence DNA:
- the Btbd3 gene encoding BTB/POZ domain-containing protein 3 isoform X1, giving the protein MVDDKEKNMKCLTFFLMLPETVKNRSKKGSKKANSGSGGSSGSGGGSSGGGSKLPPVCYEIITLKTKKKKKMAADIFPRKKPASSSSTTVQQHHQHNLCNNNLIPAPNWQGLYPTIRERNAVMFNNDLMADVHFVVGPPGGTQRLPGHKYVLAVGSSVFHAMFYGELAEDKDEIRIPDVEPAAFLAMLKYIYCDEIDLAADTVLATLYAAKKYIVPHLARACVNFLETSLSAKNACVLLSQSCLFEEPDLTQRCWEVIDAQAELALKSEGFCDIDFQTLESILRRETLNAKEIVVFEAALNWAEVECQRQDLALSIENKRKVLGKALYLIRIPTMALDDFANGAAQSGVLTLNETNDIFLWYTASKKPELQFVSKARKGLVPQRCHRFQSCAYRSNQWRYRGRCDSIQFAVDKRVFIAGFGLYGSSCGSAEYSAKIELKRQGVVLGQNLSKYFSDGSSNTFPVWFEYPVQIEPDTFYTASVVLDGNELSYFGQEGMTEVQCGKVTVQFQCSSDSTNGTGVQGGQIPELIFYA; this is encoded by the exons ATGGTAGATgataaagaaaagaacatgaaatGTCTCACCTTCTTCTTGATGCTTCCAGAGACGGTAAAGAACAGGTCCAAGAAAGGttcaaagaaagcaaacagcggcagcggcggcagcagtggcagcggcggcggcagcagtgGCGGCGGCAGCAAGTTGCCCCCAGTTTGTTATGAAATAATTACCTTGAAgactaagaagaagaagaagatggctGCTGATATATTCCCCCGCAAGAAACCAGCCAGCTCCAGCAGCACCACTGTccagcagcaccaccagcacAATCTCTGTAACAACAACCTCATCCCAGCCCCCAACTGGCAGGGTCTTTATCCCACCATCAGAGAAAG AAATGCGGTGATGTTCAATAATGACTTGATGGCAGATGTACATTTTGTGGTTGGACCACCAGGTGGGACTCAGCGGTTGCCAGGACACAAA tATGTCTTAGCTGTTGGGAGCTCAGTGTTCCATGCAATGTTTTATGGAGAACTTGCTGAGGACAAAGATGAAATCCGAATACCGGACGTCGAACCTGCTGCTTTCCTCGCCATGCTGAA ATACATCTATTGTGACGAAATTGACTTGGCTGCGGACACAGTGCTGGCCACACTGTATGCTGCCAAAAAGTACATAGTTCCTCACCTTGCCAGAGCCTGTGTTAATTTcctggagaccagcctgagcgCCAAGAACGCCTGTGTGCTCCTGTCTCAGAGCTGCCTGTTTGAGGAGCCAGACCTGACACAGCGTTGCTGGGAGGTGATTGATGCTCAAGCCGAGTTAGCACTCAAGTCTGAGGGGTTCTGTGACATCGACTTCCAGACACTCGAAAGTATCCTCCGCAGGGAAACGCTGAATGCCAAAGAAATAGTGGTTTTTGAGGCAGCCCTAAACTGGGCTGAAGTAGAATGCCAGCGGCAAGATCTGGCTTTGAGCATTGAAAATAAACGCAAGGTCCTAGGAAAGGCACTGTACTTGATCCGCATCCCCACCATGGCCTTGGATGACTTTGCAAATGGTGCTGCGCAGTCTGGGGTATTAACTCTCAACGAGACCAATGACATCTTCCTCTGGTACACTGCATCCAAAAAACCAGAGCTGCAGTTTGTGAGTAAAGCCCGCAAGGGCCTGGTCCCCCAGCGTTGTCACCGATTCCAGTCATGTGCCTACCGGAGCAACCAGTGGCGCTATCGGGGTCGCTGTGACAGCATCCAGTTTGCAGTTGATAAGCGGGTGTTCATCGCAGGCTTTGGGCTGTATGGCTCCAGCTGTGGCTCTGCAGAGTACAGCGCAAAGATTGAACTCAAACGGCAGGGCGTTGTCCTGGGCCAGAACTTGAGCAAGTACTTCTCAGACGGATCCAGCAATACCTTCCCTGTGTGGTTTGAATACCCCGTGCAGATTGAGCCAGACACCTTCTACACAGCCAGCGTGGTGCTGGATGGCAATGAACTCAGCTACTTTGGACAAGAAGGCATGACGGAAGTTCAGTGTGGCAAGGTGACTGTCCAGTTTCAGTGCTCCTCAGACAGCACCAACGGCACTGGGGTACAGGGAGGGCAGATCCCCGAACTCATATTCTATGCCTGA
- the Btbd3 gene encoding BTB/POZ domain-containing protein 3 isoform X2 — protein MAADIFPRKKPASSSSTTVQQHHQHNLCNNNLIPAPNWQGLYPTIRERNAVMFNNDLMADVHFVVGPPGGTQRLPGHKYVLAVGSSVFHAMFYGELAEDKDEIRIPDVEPAAFLAMLKYIYCDEIDLAADTVLATLYAAKKYIVPHLARACVNFLETSLSAKNACVLLSQSCLFEEPDLTQRCWEVIDAQAELALKSEGFCDIDFQTLESILRRETLNAKEIVVFEAALNWAEVECQRQDLALSIENKRKVLGKALYLIRIPTMALDDFANGAAQSGVLTLNETNDIFLWYTASKKPELQFVSKARKGLVPQRCHRFQSCAYRSNQWRYRGRCDSIQFAVDKRVFIAGFGLYGSSCGSAEYSAKIELKRQGVVLGQNLSKYFSDGSSNTFPVWFEYPVQIEPDTFYTASVVLDGNELSYFGQEGMTEVQCGKVTVQFQCSSDSTNGTGVQGGQIPELIFYA, from the exons atggctGCTGATATATTCCCCCGCAAGAAACCAGCCAGCTCCAGCAGCACCACTGTccagcagcaccaccagcacAATCTCTGTAACAACAACCTCATCCCAGCCCCCAACTGGCAGGGTCTTTATCCCACCATCAGAGAAAG AAATGCGGTGATGTTCAATAATGACTTGATGGCAGATGTACATTTTGTGGTTGGACCACCAGGTGGGACTCAGCGGTTGCCAGGACACAAA tATGTCTTAGCTGTTGGGAGCTCAGTGTTCCATGCAATGTTTTATGGAGAACTTGCTGAGGACAAAGATGAAATCCGAATACCGGACGTCGAACCTGCTGCTTTCCTCGCCATGCTGAA ATACATCTATTGTGACGAAATTGACTTGGCTGCGGACACAGTGCTGGCCACACTGTATGCTGCCAAAAAGTACATAGTTCCTCACCTTGCCAGAGCCTGTGTTAATTTcctggagaccagcctgagcgCCAAGAACGCCTGTGTGCTCCTGTCTCAGAGCTGCCTGTTTGAGGAGCCAGACCTGACACAGCGTTGCTGGGAGGTGATTGATGCTCAAGCCGAGTTAGCACTCAAGTCTGAGGGGTTCTGTGACATCGACTTCCAGACACTCGAAAGTATCCTCCGCAGGGAAACGCTGAATGCCAAAGAAATAGTGGTTTTTGAGGCAGCCCTAAACTGGGCTGAAGTAGAATGCCAGCGGCAAGATCTGGCTTTGAGCATTGAAAATAAACGCAAGGTCCTAGGAAAGGCACTGTACTTGATCCGCATCCCCACCATGGCCTTGGATGACTTTGCAAATGGTGCTGCGCAGTCTGGGGTATTAACTCTCAACGAGACCAATGACATCTTCCTCTGGTACACTGCATCCAAAAAACCAGAGCTGCAGTTTGTGAGTAAAGCCCGCAAGGGCCTGGTCCCCCAGCGTTGTCACCGATTCCAGTCATGTGCCTACCGGAGCAACCAGTGGCGCTATCGGGGTCGCTGTGACAGCATCCAGTTTGCAGTTGATAAGCGGGTGTTCATCGCAGGCTTTGGGCTGTATGGCTCCAGCTGTGGCTCTGCAGAGTACAGCGCAAAGATTGAACTCAAACGGCAGGGCGTTGTCCTGGGCCAGAACTTGAGCAAGTACTTCTCAGACGGATCCAGCAATACCTTCCCTGTGTGGTTTGAATACCCCGTGCAGATTGAGCCAGACACCTTCTACACAGCCAGCGTGGTGCTGGATGGCAATGAACTCAGCTACTTTGGACAAGAAGGCATGACGGAAGTTCAGTGTGGCAAGGTGACTGTCCAGTTTCAGTGCTCCTCAGACAGCACCAACGGCACTGGGGTACAGGGAGGGCAGATCCCCGAACTCATATTCTATGCCTGA